A region of Subtercola boreus DNA encodes the following proteins:
- a CDS encoding lamin tail domain-containing protein yields MPAPWRFPVSIILAAAVLASPFVGLQAASAVPLATSVRINEVESSGGTPGDWVELVNTAASAVDLSGYLVKDSDDTHIFTIPANTSIAANGYLALDVETAYGLGAFDSARLFAPDGTTLVDSYSWTAHAATTYGRCPDGTGAFVTTLASTKGAANSCTPTVAASVRINEVESSGGTPGDWVELANKASVALDLSDYVLKDSDDTHLYTIPSGTSIAANGFLALDVETAYGLGSADSARFFTPGAATLIDSYSWAAHAATTYGRCPDGTGAFVTTVAPTKGAANSCTVSAASAVKINEVESSGGTPGDWVELKNTAAAAVDVSGLVVKDSDDTHVFTIPSGTSIAANGYLALDVETAYGLGAADSARLFGTDGTTLIDSYTWTAHASTTYGRCPDGTGAFTTTTTPTKGAANDCAPPTPTGPTAEAWPGASAITTADQNGVIGGNLSGLAYDPSGTSARGTLWAVKNGPSTLYKLSYNGSAWVSDTSGTGAWSAGKALHYTDGTGDPDAEGVAFTGAGPSGGAFVSTERNNSVSAVSRPSVLKFDATGSATSGATSLNATMEWNLTADLPAVAPNSGLEAISWVSDAFLTSKGFVDEHTGAAYNPATYADHGDGLFFVGLEANGTVYAYALNQVTGGYTRVATIASGFTGVMDLEFEQETNRLWAVCDDTCNGQSAILEIASSGANAGHFAVTHVYDRPAGMPNYNNEGFALAPRAECVAGQKPAFWSDDTNDAGFALRSGSVNCTPIPDTTPPTVSGSLAGRTLTLTAADTGSGVASIEYQLDAATAWVAYSAPVVLDGSAHSVRFRATDVAGTVSSVQTLSVPAAAPSGILSIEPQGVARTIAPGGTVAGLGARLVDSTGAVVAGKPVKFTIAGPGTFASGSLTVNVVTNSAGISLTPTIVSTGVGTITVSASRAGSATVALPAITVAAPAPTLTATVSATTAVVTGKVSVTVSATNTSATPVTIVLKTSYGTKTFAGVASGQTVTQTFKSYLSSVPAGSATAVVSSDAGQRSLSAAYSAAAAG; encoded by the coding sequence GTGCCTGCACCCTGGCGTTTTCCCGTCAGCATCATTCTTGCCGCCGCCGTTCTGGCGTCACCGTTCGTCGGGCTGCAGGCGGCTTCGGCTGTTCCTCTCGCGACCAGCGTCAGAATCAACGAGGTCGAGTCGTCGGGCGGCACGCCGGGCGACTGGGTGGAGCTGGTGAACACGGCTGCTTCTGCGGTCGATCTCTCGGGCTACCTCGTGAAGGACAGCGACGACACGCACATCTTCACGATCCCGGCGAACACATCGATCGCGGCGAACGGGTATCTCGCGCTGGATGTGGAGACCGCCTACGGGCTGGGCGCATTCGATTCGGCCCGTCTCTTCGCCCCCGACGGCACAACTCTCGTCGACAGCTACTCCTGGACGGCGCACGCGGCGACGACCTACGGCCGCTGCCCCGACGGCACCGGCGCCTTCGTGACCACGCTCGCCTCGACGAAGGGCGCCGCCAACAGCTGCACGCCGACGGTCGCGGCCTCGGTCAGGATCAACGAGGTCGAGTCGAGTGGCGGAACCCCGGGCGACTGGGTCGAACTGGCGAACAAGGCGAGCGTCGCCCTCGACCTCTCGGACTACGTGCTGAAGGACAGCGACGACACGCACCTGTACACGATCCCATCGGGAACCTCGATCGCCGCGAATGGGTTCCTCGCGCTCGATGTGGAGACCGCCTACGGGTTGGGCTCCGCCGACTCTGCCCGCTTCTTCACGCCCGGCGCTGCGACGCTGATCGACTCGTACAGCTGGGCCGCCCACGCGGCGACGACCTACGGCCGCTGCCCCGACGGCACCGGCGCCTTCGTGACCACGGTCGCGCCGACGAAGGGCGCCGCCAACAGCTGCACCGTGTCGGCCGCTTCTGCGGTGAAGATCAACGAGGTCGAGTCCAGCGGTGGCACGCCCGGCGACTGGGTGGAGCTCAAGAACACGGCTGCTGCTGCGGTGGATGTCTCGGGGCTGGTCGTCAAGGACAGCGACGACACCCACGTGTTCACGATCCCGTCGGGAACGTCGATCGCCGCGAACGGGTATCTCGCGCTGGATGTGGAGACTGCCTACGGGCTGGGCGCAGCCGATTCGGCCCGCCTGTTCGGCACCGACGGCACGACGCTGATCGACTCGTACACGTGGACGGCGCACGCGTCGACGACGTATGGCCGCTGCCCCGACGGCACAGGCGCCTTCACCACGACCACGACCCCGACCAAGGGTGCGGCGAACGACTGCGCGCCGCCCACCCCGACCGGCCCGACGGCCGAGGCCTGGCCCGGCGCATCGGCGATCACCACGGCCGACCAGAACGGCGTGATCGGCGGCAACCTGAGCGGCCTCGCCTACGACCCGTCGGGCACGAGCGCCCGCGGCACGCTGTGGGCCGTGAAGAACGGGCCGAGCACGCTCTACAAGCTCAGCTACAACGGGTCGGCCTGGGTCTCCGACACCAGCGGCACGGGCGCCTGGTCGGCCGGCAAGGCCCTGCACTACACCGACGGCACGGGCGACCCCGACGCTGAGGGCGTCGCCTTCACCGGCGCCGGCCCCTCGGGCGGGGCGTTCGTCTCGACCGAGCGCAACAACAGCGTCAGCGCGGTCAGCCGCCCCTCGGTGCTGAAGTTCGACGCCACAGGCTCTGCGACCAGCGGTGCCACCAGCCTGAACGCCACCATGGAGTGGAACCTCACCGCCGACCTCCCGGCCGTGGCACCGAACAGCGGGCTCGAGGCGATCTCGTGGGTGTCGGATGCGTTCCTCACCTCGAAGGGTTTCGTCGACGAGCACACGGGCGCCGCCTACAACCCGGCGACCTACGCCGACCACGGCGACGGCCTCTTCTTCGTCGGGCTCGAGGCGAACGGCACCGTCTACGCCTACGCGCTGAACCAGGTGACTGGCGGCTACACCCGCGTCGCGACGATCGCGAGCGGTTTCACCGGCGTGATGGATCTCGAGTTCGAGCAGGAGACGAACCGGCTCTGGGCGGTCTGCGATGACACCTGCAACGGGCAGTCGGCGATTCTCGAGATCGCCTCGTCGGGTGCGAACGCCGGCCACTTCGCAGTGACCCACGTCTACGACCGACCGGCCGGCATGCCGAACTACAACAACGAGGGCTTCGCTCTGGCACCCCGGGCCGAGTGCGTGGCCGGGCAGAAGCCGGCCTTCTGGTCGGACGACACGAACGACGCGGGCTTCGCCCTGCGCAGCGGCTCGGTGAACTGCACCCCGATTCCCGACACGACCCCGCCGACCGTCTCCGGGTCGCTGGCCGGCCGCACCCTCACGCTCACCGCGGCAGACACCGGATCGGGTGTCGCGAGCATCGAATACCAGCTCGACGCCGCCACCGCGTGGGTCGCCTACAGCGCGCCGGTCGTGCTCGACGGCAGCGCCCACAGCGTGCGTTTCCGGGCAACGGATGTCGCGGGGACCGTCAGTTCGGTGCAAACACTCTCGGTTCCCGCGGCTGCTCCTTCGGGCATCCTGAGCATCGAGCCGCAGGGTGTGGCACGCACGATCGCGCCGGGCGGAACTGTCGCCGGGCTCGGCGCGCGTCTCGTGGATTCGACCGGCGCGGTCGTTGCGGGCAAGCCGGTGAAGTTCACGATCGCCGGGCCGGGCACCTTCGCCAGCGGCTCTCTCACGGTCAACGTGGTGACGAATTCGGCGGGTATATCGTTGACGCCCACCATCGTGAGCACGGGGGTCGGAACCATCACGGTGTCGGCCTCGCGAGCCGGATCGGCGACGGTCGCGCTCCCCGCGATCACGGTGGCAGCGCCGGCTCCGACCCTCACGGCGACCGTCTCGGCGACGACCGCGGTGGTCACGGGCAAGGTGTCGGTGACGGTTTCTGCCACGAACACGTCGGCCACCCCGGTGACGATCGTGCTGAAGACGAGCTACGGAACGAAGACCTTCGCGGGGGTCGCGTCCGGGCAGACGGTCACACAGACCTTCAAGTCGTACCTGTCATCCGTGCCGGCCGGGTCGGCGACCGCGGTGGTCTCGTCGGATGCCGGACAACGCAGCCTGTCGGCGGCCTACTCGGCCGCGGCGGCGGGCTGA
- a CDS encoding EamA family transporter — translation MPALPRGWHWLLITAIAPVAWGSNYYVTRQFLPLDHPLWGAVLRALPAGLLLLAVSRSRPRGSWWWKSVVLGTLNVGAFFVLVYVASQLLPSSVASTIMATSAAVLMLVAWPLLRDRPTLLPLLGALLGFVGVGTMVLGGTTAIEPAGVLASLAAMVMSSFGFVLTKKWAVGEKTLAITSWQLIAGGLLVLPFALVIEGGPPVIDGTAALAFGYVTVVATALAFVAWFTGLRHLPAGTVGLVGLLNPVTGVLLGTLLAAEPFGPREAIGTALVVGGVLLGVPRGAPGRRRSVREDRRRERRSHAADGRRPEDRAV, via the coding sequence ATGCCCGCCCTCCCCCGCGGCTGGCACTGGTTGCTCATCACCGCCATCGCGCCGGTCGCGTGGGGATCGAACTACTACGTGACGCGCCAGTTCCTGCCGCTCGATCATCCGCTCTGGGGCGCCGTGCTGCGCGCCCTGCCGGCCGGACTGCTCCTGCTCGCGGTGAGCCGGTCTCGCCCGCGCGGCTCGTGGTGGTGGAAGTCGGTCGTGCTCGGCACCCTCAACGTCGGCGCGTTCTTCGTGCTGGTCTACGTCGCGTCTCAGCTGCTGCCGTCGAGCGTGGCGTCCACCATCATGGCGACCTCCGCCGCCGTGCTCATGCTCGTCGCCTGGCCGCTGCTCAGGGACCGGCCCACCCTGCTCCCGCTGCTCGGAGCCCTGCTCGGCTTCGTCGGCGTGGGCACGATGGTACTCGGCGGCACCACCGCGATCGAGCCCGCCGGGGTGCTCGCCTCCCTGGCCGCGATGGTGATGTCATCATTCGGCTTCGTACTCACGAAGAAATGGGCTGTGGGCGAGAAGACACTGGCCATCACCTCTTGGCAATTGATCGCCGGCGGGCTGCTCGTGCTGCCGTTTGCGCTGGTCATCGAAGGCGGTCCCCCGGTGATCGACGGCACTGCCGCCCTCGCGTTCGGCTACGTCACCGTCGTGGCGACGGCGCTGGCGTTCGTCGCCTGGTTCACGGGCCTCCGCCACCTGCCGGCCGGCACCGTCGGCCTCGTCGGCCTGCTCAACCCGGTCACCGGCGTGCTGCTCGGCACCCTGCTCGCCGCGGAGCCGTTCGGGCCACGCGAGGCGATCGGCACGGCGCTGGTGGTGGGCGGCGTGCTGCTCGGGGTGCCGCGCGGCGCTCCCGGTCGCCGACGGTCAGTTCGGGAGGATCGACGCCGTGAACGACGTAGTCACGCCGCCGACGGTCGCCGACCCGAAGACCGTGCCGTGTGA
- a CDS encoding MarR family winged helix-turn-helix transcriptional regulator: MQTDRVSGIQAEWRRERPDLDVSPQGVIGRLHRLAAHLTSELAVVYERHGLGEGEFDVLAALRRAGHPFERAPGELAEHTMVTTGAMTKRLDRLAAAGLVVRRAAEGDGRRRVVALTVRGREVIDAAFTEHMANEHRLVDLVPAADRPALEALLAAWLAHFEAP; the protein is encoded by the coding sequence GTGCAGACGGATCGGGTTTCGGGCATCCAGGCGGAATGGCGGCGCGAGCGCCCCGACCTCGACGTGTCCCCGCAGGGGGTCATCGGCCGGTTGCACCGGCTCGCCGCGCATCTCACGTCCGAGCTGGCCGTCGTGTACGAGCGCCACGGGCTGGGCGAGGGCGAGTTCGACGTGCTCGCGGCACTGCGGCGGGCGGGGCATCCGTTCGAACGGGCCCCGGGGGAGCTCGCCGAGCACACGATGGTGACGACGGGGGCGATGACGAAGCGACTCGACAGGCTTGCTGCGGCAGGCCTCGTGGTACGGCGGGCCGCCGAGGGCGACGGGCGGCGTCGCGTGGTGGCGCTGACTGTTCGCGGCCGGGAGGTGATCGATGCGGCATTCACGGAGCACATGGCGAACGAGCACCGCCTCGTCGACCTCGTGCCCGCCGCCGACCGCCCCGCGCTCGAGGCGCTGCTCGCCGCCTGGCTCGCGCACTTCGAGGCGCCCTGA
- a CDS encoding WxL protein peptidoglycan domain-containing protein, whose amino-acid sequence MHRSPSAILATLAVATLALIGVIAMPAGIAHAEGDEVTWSVRTASNQFGAERTGYNYAITPGSSIDDALVVANHGDTAVDLGVYAADGFTTESGQFDLVVAGTPSVGVGAWVAGSTDHVTVAPGATIDFPFTLTVPADATPGDYSGGIVTSLTQPGTENGINVDRRLGIKITLRVGGDLAPSLAVENMHVDWNGGLNPFAGGDATVGYTLHNTGNAVLSGQQSATVAGPFGWFASDAGALDAPPQLLPGETWNVTVPVRDVPGTFWLGASASVVPVVIDASGSTTDLDPVTASASGWAVPWMLLLVILVLAALVVLGIRLRRRLAASRAAAEEERVSAAVAHALEESRAPAAL is encoded by the coding sequence GTGCACAGATCACCCAGCGCCATCCTCGCGACACTGGCCGTCGCCACTCTCGCCCTCATCGGCGTCATCGCGATGCCCGCCGGGATCGCCCACGCCGAGGGCGACGAGGTGACGTGGTCGGTGCGTACGGCATCCAACCAGTTCGGAGCAGAGCGCACCGGCTACAACTACGCGATCACCCCCGGCTCCTCGATCGACGACGCCCTCGTCGTGGCGAACCACGGCGACACGGCGGTCGACCTCGGGGTGTACGCCGCCGACGGGTTCACAACCGAGAGCGGGCAGTTCGACCTGGTCGTGGCCGGAACGCCGTCGGTCGGCGTCGGCGCCTGGGTGGCCGGCTCGACCGACCACGTGACTGTGGCACCCGGCGCAACCATCGATTTCCCCTTCACCCTCACGGTGCCCGCCGACGCGACCCCGGGCGACTACTCGGGCGGGATCGTCACGTCGCTCACCCAGCCCGGAACCGAGAACGGCATCAACGTCGACCGTCGCCTCGGCATCAAGATCACCCTCCGCGTGGGCGGAGACCTCGCACCGTCGCTGGCCGTCGAGAACATGCACGTCGACTGGAACGGCGGCCTCAACCCGTTCGCGGGCGGCGACGCCACCGTCGGCTACACGCTCCACAACACGGGCAACGCGGTGCTCTCCGGCCAGCAGTCGGCGACCGTCGCCGGCCCGTTCGGCTGGTTCGCCTCCGACGCGGGTGCTCTGGATGCTCCCCCGCAGCTGCTCCCCGGAGAGACCTGGAACGTGACCGTGCCCGTGCGGGATGTGCCCGGGACCTTCTGGCTGGGCGCCTCGGCGAGCGTCGTGCCTGTCGTCATCGACGCCTCCGGGTCGACGACCGACCTCGACCCCGTGACGGCGTCGGCGTCGGGCTGGGCGGTGCCGTGGATGCTGCTGCTGGTCATCCTCGTGCTCGCAGCGCTGGTCGTGCTGGGCATCCGCCTGCGGCGCCGCCTCGCCGCGTCGCGTGCCGCCGCGGAGGAGGAGCGCGTGAGCGCCGCCGTCGCCCACGCGCTCGAGGAGTCACGCGCCCCCGCCGCGCTCTGA
- a CDS encoding purple acid phosphatase family protein, which produces MSSPTAFTAGRRRTRYRAAVILTAAALVGCVSVGSGFAAPSASAAETANLTGVVLGVGANESQRIVSWYSSADTSQQIQLAPTASLVAGAFPAGATTFAAIGAANIATSGGFNRHATISGLSENTAYSYRVGSEGNWSSAYAFKTQSFDGDYDFLFLGDPQIGSSGNVAKDGAGWADTLAVATAANPNAELLVSGGDQVETANTEAQWDSFLAPDQLRQVPFAATIGNHDVGGKAYEQHLATPNTDRSAAYYSNGQPTSNTSGGDYWYIYKDVLFIDLNSNSYSTAQGGGGDAAHIGYVTDVVNQHQAEAKYTVLVYHHAIYSPADHAKDSDNKVRRTDYPTAFSNLGVDLVLQGHDHSYSRSYEIKNGAKANPDEQPGQDDVYPGPGGVIYVTANSSSGSKYYDITAPDSSGTSGAGNGADPLNPSSYWYNSVENQEHVRSYVKVSVAADQLTVQTVRSGTCAVPNAAVELGKVPWCGPDNGATAAQPVGSIVDSVAIHPNHGNGEDIQVTVPTAAPGEFGWTIDGGNRLVDLGTAVEKNGQYFEANGSINPITVTDTRHTQSPWSISASVGDFRDGTATFSGKNLGWTPKVVTPGAGANAGLAIQSGYDGGTGLSVSRGLGSADQGHERGTAKLGADLDLKIPGSVDKGSYRATLTLTALSS; this is translated from the coding sequence ATGTCCTCCCCCACAGCATTCACAGCAGGGCGGCGGCGCACCCGCTACCGCGCCGCCGTGATCCTGACCGCCGCCGCCCTCGTGGGTTGCGTCTCGGTCGGCAGCGGCTTCGCCGCCCCCTCCGCCTCGGCCGCCGAGACCGCGAACCTCACCGGCGTCGTCCTCGGCGTCGGTGCGAACGAATCGCAGCGCATCGTGTCGTGGTACTCCTCGGCAGACACGAGCCAGCAGATTCAGCTCGCGCCGACCGCCTCGCTCGTCGCCGGCGCCTTCCCGGCCGGCGCGACGACGTTCGCCGCCATCGGTGCAGCGAACATCGCGACCAGCGGCGGATTCAACCGCCACGCCACGATCTCGGGCCTCAGCGAGAACACCGCGTACTCGTACCGCGTCGGTTCCGAGGGCAACTGGTCGAGCGCGTACGCATTCAAGACGCAGAGCTTCGACGGCGACTACGACTTCCTGTTCCTCGGCGACCCGCAGATCGGTTCGTCGGGCAACGTGGCGAAGGATGGCGCGGGCTGGGCTGACACGCTCGCCGTCGCCACCGCGGCCAACCCGAACGCCGAACTGCTCGTCTCGGGCGGCGACCAGGTCGAGACGGCCAACACCGAGGCGCAGTGGGACTCGTTCCTCGCGCCCGACCAGCTGCGCCAGGTTCCCTTCGCAGCCACGATCGGAAACCACGACGTGGGCGGCAAGGCCTACGAGCAGCACCTCGCGACGCCGAACACCGACCGCTCGGCCGCGTACTACTCCAACGGCCAGCCGACGTCGAACACCTCGGGTGGCGACTACTGGTACATCTACAAGGATGTTCTGTTCATCGACCTGAACAGCAACAGCTACTCCACTGCGCAGGGTGGCGGCGGAGACGCTGCCCACATCGGCTACGTGACGGATGTCGTCAACCAGCACCAGGCCGAGGCGAAGTACACCGTGCTGGTCTACCACCACGCGATCTACTCCCCCGCCGACCACGCGAAGGACTCGGACAACAAGGTGCGTCGCACCGACTACCCGACCGCGTTCTCGAACCTCGGCGTCGACCTCGTTCTGCAGGGCCACGACCACAGCTACTCGCGGAGCTACGAGATCAAGAACGGCGCCAAGGCCAACCCCGATGAGCAGCCCGGCCAGGACGATGTCTACCCGGGCCCCGGCGGCGTCATCTACGTCACGGCCAACAGTTCCTCCGGCTCGAAGTACTACGACATCACGGCTCCCGACTCGAGCGGAACGAGCGGTGCCGGCAACGGCGCCGACCCGCTGAACCCGTCGAGCTACTGGTACAACTCGGTCGAGAACCAGGAGCACGTGCGCTCGTACGTCAAGGTCTCGGTCGCGGCCGACCAGCTCACCGTGCAGACCGTTCGAAGCGGCACCTGCGCCGTTCCGAACGCTGCCGTCGAGCTCGGCAAGGTGCCGTGGTGCGGGCCGGACAACGGCGCCACCGCCGCGCAGCCGGTCGGCTCGATCGTCGACTCGGTCGCCATCCACCCCAACCACGGCAACGGCGAAGACATCCAGGTGACGGTTCCGACCGCCGCCCCGGGTGAGTTCGGCTGGACCATCGACGGCGGCAACCGCCTCGTCGACCTCGGCACCGCGGTTGAGAAGAACGGCCAGTACTTCGAGGCCAACGGCTCGATCAACCCGATCACCGTCACGGACACCCGCCACACGCAGTCACCGTGGTCGATCTCGGCCTCGGTCGGTGACTTCCGCGACGGCACCGCCACCTTCTCGGGCAAGAACCTCGGCTGGACGCCGAAGGTCGTCACGCCCGGTGCCGGCGCCAATGCCGGTCTCGCGATCCAGTCCGGCTACGACGGCGGAACGGGCCTCTCGGTCTCCCGCGGTCTCGGTTCAGCCGACCAGGGCCACGAGCGCGGTACCGCGAAGCTCGGCGCCGACCTGGATCTGAAGATCCCGGGTTCGGTCGACAAGGGAAGCTACCGCGCAACCCTGACGCTGACCGCGCTCAGCAGCTAG
- a CDS encoding HupE/UreJ family protein, whose amino-acid sequence MPHRPSRIPSTMLRGAVLALAGTGLAGALLFGTAGAASAHGFSSVVYADVSRTDSGSVRTELQLEYDLLVVSAADAEHDDDLFQAGTDAFENGDASTRVAALEAHTASVENYLSSRFSVTAGGTTCIPHRVGDITETIDQGVPYAVITFDRECAATSDGHIVESSVFPDSEGYVTGTKTILTYEIDERSGTAALDSNQPSFSTEQSTAERFWEFFHLGAEHLLSGIDHILFLLALIAGSRKFREVILAATTFTVAHSVTFILAATGVISVSARIIEPIIALSIAVVASWYLWRLWRRGDAANELDASSGPLGLDRAGWLRLGVVFLFGLVHGLGFASALGIDEPWSWTLLWSLLVFNLGIEAVQVAIIAALFPLLALLRRRQPRIGLWATGALAVAVSVFGLIWFVERLLDL is encoded by the coding sequence ATGCCACACCGGCCCAGCCGTATCCCCTCCACGATGCTCCGCGGCGCTGTCCTGGCGCTCGCGGGCACCGGCCTTGCCGGGGCCCTCCTCTTCGGCACGGCAGGGGCCGCCTCCGCGCACGGTTTCTCGTCGGTCGTCTACGCCGATGTCAGCCGCACCGACTCGGGAAGCGTGCGCACGGAACTGCAGCTGGAATACGACCTCCTGGTGGTCTCGGCGGCCGACGCCGAGCACGACGATGATCTTTTCCAAGCGGGAACGGACGCGTTCGAGAACGGTGACGCCTCGACCCGGGTGGCCGCGCTCGAGGCGCACACGGCGAGCGTGGAGAACTACCTCTCGAGCAGGTTCAGCGTCACGGCAGGCGGCACCACGTGCATCCCGCACCGTGTCGGCGACATCACCGAGACCATCGACCAGGGCGTGCCCTACGCCGTGATCACCTTTGACCGGGAGTGCGCGGCGACGAGTGACGGCCACATCGTGGAAAGCTCGGTGTTCCCGGACTCAGAGGGCTACGTCACCGGCACGAAGACGATCCTCACCTACGAGATCGACGAGCGCTCCGGCACGGCCGCACTCGACTCGAATCAGCCTTCGTTCTCGACCGAGCAGAGCACGGCCGAGCGCTTCTGGGAGTTCTTCCACCTCGGCGCTGAGCACCTGCTCTCCGGCATCGACCACATCCTCTTCCTGCTCGCCCTCATCGCCGGCTCCCGCAAGTTCCGGGAGGTGATCCTCGCCGCCACCACTTTCACCGTGGCGCACTCGGTCACGTTCATCCTCGCCGCCACCGGCGTCATCTCGGTCTCCGCGCGCATCATCGAGCCGATCATCGCCCTCTCGATCGCGGTCGTCGCGTCGTGGTACCTGTGGAGGCTCTGGCGCCGGGGGGATGCGGCGAACGAACTCGACGCATCGAGCGGACCGCTCGGGCTCGATCGCGCCGGCTGGCTGCGCCTCGGGGTGGTGTTCCTGTTCGGGCTCGTGCACGGGCTCGGTTTCGCGTCGGCGCTCGGCATCGACGAACCCTGGTCGTGGACGCTGCTCTGGTCGCTGCTCGTCTTCAACCTCGGCATCGAGGCGGTGCAGGTCGCGATCATCGCCGCCCTGTTCCCGCTGCTCGCACTGCTGCGTCGCCGCCAGCCGCGGATCGGGCTGTGGGCCACCGGAGCTCTCGCGGTGGCCGTTTCTGTGTTCGGGCTCATCTGGTTCGTCGAACGGCTCCTCGACCTGTGA
- a CDS encoding Gfo/Idh/MocA family protein, with translation MGSQQQTGLRWGILGAGKIASVFAADAKAAGIRFTAIGARDTGRARAFADRFEIGRAHGSYEALCADPGVDVVYIATPQAFHAEQALLAIAAGKHVLVEKAFTVDAASARRVFAAACEAGVFVLEAMWTRFTPTMIAVRERIARGDIGEVRAITTAHHQKLDLSRAGRHGDPALAGGALLDLGVYAFALALDLLGTPHSIAAAGRVDVAGVDLGAQVLLGYPDAGASLSFSMAHPGPNDASIMGDEGWIHLDAPYFAWTAFQRHDASRPARLVESWEPYAASGMNGTRGMQFQALELERSVAAGLQESPLMPHAHTLAVLEAMDAARAQLR, from the coding sequence ATGGGCTCTCAACAGCAGACAGGGCTGCGGTGGGGAATCCTCGGCGCAGGAAAGATCGCGAGCGTCTTCGCGGCCGATGCGAAGGCCGCGGGCATCCGCTTCACCGCGATCGGCGCGCGCGACACAGGGCGGGCGCGGGCCTTCGCCGACCGCTTCGAGATCGGCCGCGCGCACGGTTCGTACGAAGCGCTCTGCGCGGATCCGGGCGTCGACGTGGTGTACATCGCGACCCCGCAGGCTTTCCACGCCGAGCAGGCGCTGCTCGCGATCGCGGCCGGCAAGCACGTGCTCGTCGAGAAGGCGTTCACGGTGGATGCGGCATCCGCCCGCCGGGTGTTCGCGGCCGCCTGCGAGGCCGGCGTGTTCGTGCTGGAGGCGATGTGGACGCGGTTCACCCCCACGATGATCGCGGTGCGGGAGCGCATCGCCCGGGGAGACATCGGCGAGGTGCGCGCGATCACGACGGCGCACCACCAGAAGCTCGACCTCTCGAGGGCGGGGCGGCACGGCGACCCGGCCCTCGCCGGCGGCGCGCTGCTCGACCTCGGGGTCTATGCGTTCGCGCTCGCGCTCGACCTCCTCGGCACACCGCACTCGATCGCGGCCGCGGGGCGGGTGGATGTCGCCGGTGTCGACCTCGGCGCCCAGGTGCTGCTCGGCTATCCTGATGCGGGCGCGTCGCTGTCGTTCTCGATGGCGCACCCGGGTCCGAATGATGCGTCGATCATGGGCGACGAGGGGTGGATCCATCTCGACGCACCGTACTTCGCGTGGACGGCATTCCAGCGCCATGACGCCTCCCGGCCCGCCCGGCTCGTCGAGTCGTGGGAGCCATATGCCGCCAGCGGCATGAACGGCACGCGCGGTATGCAGTTCCAGGCACTCGAACTCGAACGCTCGGTCGCAGCCGGCCTCCAGGAGTCGCCGCTCATGCCGCACGCGCACACCCTCGCCGTGCTCGAAGCCATGGACGCGGCGCGCGCCCAGCTCCGCTGA